Genomic window (Vigna unguiculata cultivar IT97K-499-35 chromosome 10, ASM411807v1, whole genome shotgun sequence):
TTGCTATATGCCCTTCAACCAAACTCTCCTAGCCTTTGGTTCCTTCCTAAAAGTGTCTCTCAGCCTCCACCCACTCTTCAACCAGGACGAAAATACTTCTAGAAAACCATTGCTTGACTTTGACATGCAAATGCAGCACTCTCTTCCCTTCcaattctcttctctctcacaaTTACTACCTAATTAAGTGGGATTAACTCTAAAAACGAAAATGCCATTAAGTTATAAGTTTAATGGTTATTCAAGGACCATTATTCGTTTGTCTCTAGCCCTCTAAGTTGCCTCCCTTGGCAGCTAGGGTTTTCTGCCTTTTTATCTCCatgccaaaaataaaattaggcaAAAAGGAAGTTTAGTTTTGTTCCCAACAAGGTTTGAATacacaaccattcaatcacaaagcaagtgcacaaccaattcaaccaatacatgtttcatgataattcttataattttagtattacATTATCATGACTCACATTCAAATAcatcattaaaataatgcacgagttaaaataacacacaattggcatacataagactcgaagcCAAGTCCTCTCACAGAATCAactactctcaaccacttaagctagtacttttccacgtcatagcactccgcattaaatgccttaaagacTCCTACTACCTgcctttattaaataattatttaattaattatttaaatttctcaggTCTTACACTGCTCATCAAATTCTACATCCAATTACATCATACTGTTTCTTAAATGCATTGTTTTCTACTGTCACAACATAGTTAAATACTGCAAATAGTTTTCTTGCATGCTTTCGAATTCTAGGCTCATTTTGAACTAGCCTTTAGCATGATTCATGGTCTATACTCCTTCCTCAATTGTGCATAATGTCAAATTTTATCATGGAAGGTTTGCGTACGCATGCTGCATTGCATCCACCATTTCCATTAGATTCTACACCACTCTTGCATCTCATGCATAACATAGTTTAGTTTCATTCATGCATTTAGTttagtttcaattaaaataattatgcctttctttttgtttttaatatattttccccttttttagttttattttctttttagcgAAGATTTAACTATGCAAGCTAGACTCAATATGCACCATTTCCTTGGATTTGATACTCAGGATTTCCATATACTCCACTAGggggattttggttttgtttaacTCTAAGCAcaactgaaaaaaaatatgagttaCCAATTATAAAAGGTTTGAAAGATGTAAAATAAATCAGaatgatttttctttaaaaataaccaagtacattgggaataatcatcaatacaagtaacaaaatattgaaaacctaaattagacttaaaatacGACATGGTCCCCAAATGTTAGAGTGAACTAAGGTAAAAAGGGAGGAAGCACGTTGTGAGAGACTAGTAGGAAAGGAACGATTATGTTTCTCTAATTGACACGACTCACACACCAAACTAGACAACTTGGATAAGCTGGGAACAAGTTGTTGTAATTTGGCCAAACTAGGATGACCTAATTGAGCATGAAGGAGAGAAGGAGACTCTATAACTGTACCAAGATGAGTAGAAGGGTGAAAatgataaagaccatgagactcaCATCCGGTGCCAATCACATGTCTCGAACTCTGTTCTTGTAAACAAATAGAAGTTTTGGTAAAGGAAATAACATaatcaagagaacgagttaAACGACTAATGAATAACAAATTAAACGGGATCTagggacataaagaacattatcaatggataaaaaaggaaaaaggttAATGGTCCCAATACCATGAGCTAAAATCGTAGACCCATTAACTATTATAACAAAAGGTAAATTATTTAgagagaataaaaaagaaaacaaagatttgttaccagtaatGTGATTTGTGGCTCCCGAGTAAAAAATCTAAGgaccaataaaagaaaatttagtcAAACCAACAAAAGATGTACCTGTGCGTGCAACAAAAGTAGTGGAACAAGATGGCTTAAGGTCCGTACGCCATTTAAGAAAGTCATTGAAGAGAGAAAATTTTTCGGCAAAAGTAGATGAAGGGGATTCACAATAACAATCGAGGAGGACGATCATGTAAAGCATAACAACTATTAATTTTGTGGCTTAGCTTACCACAATAGTCACTTGGGATGCCCTTTACCTGGCTTGCGAGATCGATTGCAATCATTACATTGAGATGCCAAAGTAGAGGAATCATTtgcaaaaacaagtgaatgattAAGAGGTTTACATGGCATGCACAAAAGCGTGGAACAAGTAGAAGTAAAATTGGGTATAACAGGGGAACCCAAGATCTGATCATGAACATGGGAATATTTATCAGCAACTCTGTGTAAAGTCAAAATCATAAAGAACTTTGACCATTGCTCTAATTCTTGAGCAGGAAAAGAGGTAGGAGGTAATAACTCATTAAACTCATGAAAAAGAGCTTGCATCTTACCAAAATAATCAACCATAGGGTCTTGATTGTGAGGAGCAACAACATAAAAAAGGATGTGACAAACACCATAAAGACATTGAGTATCATTAGTGAATAACAATTTGGTCTGTTCCCAAACTTCAGAACATGTGTTGTAAGCCCGAAACATTTGTTTTAAAGAGGATTGGACATGTTCTTGGTAACCATGCATATATGAGCATCATAATTCTCTTCCAACGTGGAAAATCACCAAGAGCAATATCAATCACTTTTTTGAATAAGATAATCTAGATACCCCTGGCTCTCAAGCCAAAGTTTAATGTATGACGCCAAAGTCACATAATTCGTGTCACCTAACTTATAAATGGGTAAATTCACATTAACATAGTTAGTGAAGATGGAATGGTCAGACACAATAGAAGAAATTTCATAATTGGAAGAGGCAACGGAAGATGTCACagaggaagaaagagaaaaacccTAAAATACCAAATAGGTCTGATTGAATCAACAAGACTAGGTCCAGAAAGAGCAAGACAAGGAGATTCTGAAGTAGGTGATCACAGTTGGAGAGGATGGACAATGCGCTTCCACGAGCGACTATGAATTGGGAGGAGGTGCGATTGTGAACGACAACGTGTGAGGGAGTGTCGCTATTCTAATGGTGACGATTATTGTGGCGTTGAGGTCGCCTAGCTAGGATGATCAGAACCGTGTGGTCACTAGTTGAAACTAACACTCCAACGACAGCGATGACAACGACAGTTGAAGTGACAGTGGCGACGAGAAAAAAATGCCAAAATAACCTTAAGCTTTATATACCTTGTGTCTAAAATACACATAGGGTAAATGTATTTATGGTAACCGAACATATGTTAgtgtgtataaatataatttatttagtctTTAATCGATTATTCTATACATTAATACATAGTTGTTAGGGATTCTTAATTACTCCATGTAAATAGGAAATCTCCTATAATCCCTCCCCCtttattgaatattaatataaatatattctatAGTGCCTATTTAAGAAAAAGGGCTGCTGAATAAAAGTAAGTCATTCTAAAATACACTCTTGAGTATTGGATTGGAGTATGTTTTCATATACCGTGATATTGTGACATGGTATTAGAACTACAACTCTAAACCGTGGGTCACTCTTGTTCTCCACCCCGCTTCTTCTTCGACCTGTTATTGAGCTCTGCTGCCATCCTGGTCTTCTTCTTCGATACGCTGTTATCGAGCTCCGTTGCCTCCATCTTCATCACGCTGTTCAAAATCCATTTTCGGCACGCTGTTCGCAATTACTGGTTTCAAACTTGTGATTGATGTTCGCAATTTATGGGAGTTCTTCAACCTGTTCGCTTCTTGGTCGTTTCAGTTCGCGAGCGGTGGTGATTTGTGAATCTGTTATTGTTCACGATTTTGAGCGTCTTGGTTGTTTCGGTTCGCAAACGATGGTTGTTTGTGAATCTGTTCTTGTTCGTGATTTTGACTCTTGTTCGTATCACTGTGATTGTCGTGTTCGCTTCGATTCACAGTTCGTTCTTCCTATTCCTCGCTCACACTGTTCCATTTGTGCTGGTTTGAAATTCGTCACGCCCTTGTCTTCtttggttttgattttgaaaaccCATTCTCTGCGTCCTTGTTCATCATGGCCTTACATAAAGTTGACACTTTTCTGGTTCGATTTAATGGAAAAAATTATGCTGCTTGGGAGTTCCAATTTAAGCTCTTTGTCAAAGGCAAAGAATTATGGGGTCATATTGATGACCAAATCATGACCTTGATTCTTAGCTTTGTTGAGCCTCATTTTATCCTGAATCTTCGGCCTTATAACATTGCTAAGGATATGTGGGATTATTTGAAAAAGGTTTATCATCAAGCCAATGCAGCTCGAAGGTTTCAATTGGAGTATGAGATGGCTAATTTCACACAAGGAAATCTATCGATTGAGgaatattattttggttttcaaaATCTTTGGACTGAatactcaaatattatttatgcgGGTATTTCTGGTGAAGCCTTATCAGTTGTCCAAACGGTGCACAAGACTAGCAAGCGAGATCAATTTTTTATGAAGCTACGATCTGATTTTGACGCTACTCGATCCAATATGATGAATCGTGACCCTATGCCTACGTTGGATGCTTGCTTGAGTGAGCTTCTTTGAGAAGAACAATGAATCAAAACGCACACAGTTATGGAACAAAATATGAATTCTTCTGCTCTGGATAGTGTGGCCTATGCTGCCCAAGGAAAGAATAAGCCTAGAGATTTGTGTTTTGTCCAATGCTATAGTTGTCAAGGATTTGGTCATCTTGCAAAGGAttgttacaaaaaaattatcttcgCTTGTCCTATTCGCCTTGCAAAGAAATAAGGCACTGCTTATCATGTCTTTGTTGGTGCTTCGAGTTCTGTTGCTTTGCTTGCTCCAGCTTCTGTTCCTACACCTCCTGTCAACACTCTTACTCCAGAAATGGTACAACAAATGATTGTGTCAGCTTTTTCCGCCCTTGGTCTTTAAGGTAATACTCTCGTTTTTTCTCATGTCAGCTTTTTCTGCCCTTGGTCTCTAAGGTAATACTCTCGTTTTTTCTCAAGCTTGGTATCTTGATTCTGGAGCGTCTAACCATATGACAAGTTCTGTTGTGTCCTTATCCAATGTGAAACCTTATGATGGCAATCTACAAATTTACACAACTAATGGAACCTCCTTACCTATTAGTGCTATTGGTGATATTTCTCCTTCTTTGCCTAATGTCTTTGTGTCTCCTAATCTTTCCACAAATCTCATATCGGTTGGCCAATTAGTTGATCATGATTATAATGTCCAATTTTCTCATTCTGGTTGTGTTGTGCAGGATCAAGTGTTAGGGAAGATCATTCTTAAGGGACCTAAAGTAGGACGACTCTTTCTGGTATGCATCACACCTTCCACACATTGTCCTGTTTTTTCTCCAGTTTGTGTTAATGATAgacaactaaataaaatgtgGCATAATCGTTTAGGCCATCCAAATTCTCATGTACTTAATACCTTGTTTAAATCTAGTTCTTTGGGAAATGAAAACTCCCTTGTTTCTTTTGATTGTACTACTTGCAAACTTGGTAAAAGTAAAACTTTACCATTTCCTCATAATGCATCTCGGGCAAATCATTGTTTTGACATTATTCATAGTGATGTTTGGGGGATTTATCCTATTGTATCCCATGCAGGTTATAAgtattttgtcaaatttatagATGATTACAATCGATTTACTTAGGTATATTTTCTTCGGTCTAAAGCAGaagttttctctatttttcaacgttttgtttctttctttaagACTCAATTCTTTGCtcacataaaaattttaagatcagattctgaagctgaatatatgtCTAACACATTTCAaagttttcttcaaaatgaagGAATTATATCTCAGCGTTCTTGTCCTtccacaccacaacaaaatggtgttgctGAAAGAAAGAACCATCATCTTCTTGATGTTGTTCGCACTCTTTTGCTAGAATCCTctgttcctttttgtttttggtgtGAAGCTCTCTCCACTATTGTTCATTTAATAAATCAGTTACCTTCTTCTACTCTCCATAATGTTTCTCCTTTCTATAAGTTGTTTGGGTATTCTACTTCTTACTTTAATCTTCGTActtttggttttgtttgttttgtgcaTCTTGCTCCTCATGAACATCACAAACTCACTAATCAATCTGTTAAGTGTGCTTTTCTAGGTTATGCTATTAATAAAAAAGGTTATGTTTGCTATGATCCGTAGCTTGGTCGTATTAGAGTTTCTAGGAATGTGGTGttctttgaaaattaattttttccctCCTATGTTGcaccatcatcttcatctttttccCTTATGCCACATTCTTTAGACTCTTCTCACACTGTGGAATGATTCAAGCTTGGTTTGGTGTATACAAGACATCGTCTTCCTTCTGGTACCCTTCCTGATTCTGCTCCAACACTTGATTTTGTCCTTCTGTCGGCACTTGATCTTGTCACATCTGTTTTAGCTCTTCGTCGGTCCACTCGATCATCAGAACCTCCTGATTGGTATGGCTTCTTTACACCTATTTCTTTATCCACTACATTGTCGTCTATTTCTATTCCTTCAAGTTATACCCAGACTATGGAACATGACTGTTGGAAAAAGGCAATGCAAGAAGAACTACAAGCACTTCAAGAAAATTACACATGGGATATTGTGTCTTGTCCTCCCACAGTAAAACCTATTGGAAGTAAATGGGTGTTCTCTACCAAACTTCGATCTGATGGCTTATTAGATCGCTATAAAGCTCGACTGGTCGCTCTTGGTAATAGACAAGAGTATGTGATTGATTATGAGGATACATTTGCTCTTGTTGCTAAGATGACTACAATTCGGACTATCCTTGCTATTATTGCTTCTCAATCTTGGccattgcatcaaatggatgtgaagaaCGCTTTTCTTCATGGTGATCTCAAAGAAGAATCTACATGAAACTTCCCTCTGATATgcttccttcttcctcttctgaTGTTTGTAAACTTCGACGTAAACAGGCTTCTCGGGCTTGGTTTGAGAAGTTTCGTACTACTCTGCTTAAGTTCTCCTTTACGCAGAGTCAATATGACTATTCTCTCTTCTTTCAAAAGTCTATCGCCGGTATCGTTCTCCTTTTGGTTTATGTGGATGATCTCATTATTACGGGAACTGATCATGAGTTAATTACTAAGTTACAAACTGAGCTCCATGCAATATTTCACATGAAAGATCTTGGACTACTCATATATTTTTTGAGGTTGGAGGTTCATCATCAATCCAATGGCATCTTTTTAAACCaacaaaacaatattaaagatTTAATCAAATTGGCGGGTTTAGTTGGAACTACATCAGTTGATACTCCTATGGAAGTAAATGTCAAGTACAGGAAAGATGAAGGAGATCTGTTACCTGATCCCACTCTCTATCGACGTTTGGTAGGTAGTTTTATTTATCTCACCACTACTAGACCTGACATTTCGTATGTTGTTCACCAGGTCAGCCAATTTATGTCTTCTCCTCGTCATCTTCATTTTGCTGCGGTTCGTCGTATTATCCGATATCTTAAAGGTTCATCTACACGTGGGTTATTCTTTCCCAAAGCCTCATCTTTACAACTTATGGCATATAGTGATGTTGATTGGGCAGGATGTTCGAATACTCGTAGGTCTACTATCGATTGGTGTATGTTTCTTGGTGATGCCTTAATTTCTATGAAATGTAAGAAGCAAGATCATGTTTCTAAATCTTCTACTAAGGCTGAATAGTTCAACGTCAACTGCTTGTGCTGAAGTCGTGTGGTTACGTAGTCTTTTGGACCATCTTGGGTTTTCCCAACCTACATCTACACCTCTTCATGTAGACAATACAAGTGCTATTCAGATTGCTGcaaatccagtgtttcatgaACGTACCAAGCATATTGAAGTGGATTGTCATTATATTCGAGAGGCCTTGACCGACAATGTCATCTCTCTTCCTtgactccaaactctgttttttttcaatttttttttgttcgtcCTCCCGTcacgatttcggttgcgacagatggcgactccactggggatGCTAGAGAGTCAgaccatttatttggatgtgcaaaattgatgtggtttttcttcatattttttctttctcatttttttgggtatatgttttttttatctttttttagaataattgtatgtgtatatgcttctttattttgtatttggaataattGCCACGTGTGGGTATGGGTATATATTgtgttctcccttcacacacacattttattcattacatgagtggggccctatacccgggtctgagttgcttagaattagaggggattgtgtagtagtgtcacagtggatgtacttcccaagtggtcattgtgagaaccccagctagagtttgtttgcttcattggtactcccacttcttgttgtttaccaactgtcatgggaaatgccatgaagtgggccatagctctagtgaccttaaTATCTAGGTATTAGGGAACTATccttgtgagcacatatactttCCCTTAGAACTTTAAGCATCAAACCCATGTTAAAAAGAGACACTAAAGGGAGACTATTTGCGTCCTTTACCCCTACctttccttgtatataataataaatgcatCACAATCACACCATTATTAGTCATAAACATACATTTCATTAGCATATCATGTGAATAAGTGCCCTGTGAGGCACAACAAACATGCATTGCATTCCATTTTGTGGTCATTCATGATACGTTATCCAAAGATTCAAACACATGGCATGCatcaacataaatttaaaaaaaattacactacaataagttcaaattgtttcccacttctcttatcaccaaattcttggaatctttcttatgaaaaatgatgaaaaataataaacattctttggtcaaataagtggattgaataaagaaataaaagtttgTTTGTTATCATGTCTTTTGAAGCATCATATAGTCTTGCATACATGAAATTGTTCAAATCTATCTTCCTTTCCATATCTCTTCCACCATAaaccttgttttcttttccatgGAGAATTATCATAAAGGGGACACATATCTTAAAAAGGATTACCATAAATTCTCTGAACAcacagaaaaacaaaaggaagaaaagttcGCTAGACTAACCTAACAACTTTGAAGGACAGTCTAggcaaaaaataagacaaaaaaaagtgaaaaaaaagaacaaaacaagggACATCCTGTTacataaactaaattattttcctctaaattaaattttttgttgagaaaaacAACCATGATTTGAAATAATGTGTAGCCATGTTtctctataaaaaaaaacaaaagtgattatcctttgctacccaatttgagccttccaaaaaatttctttcaaattaccctaAACAAGGATCACCCTCCCAATGagggttgacataatgtttgcatTTATTTCATCTGACTAGTAGttcaccaatacaaaaatatcaacaacaaaaaatatcattggTCATttcaagaaatatataaaaaaaatgaacaaaatgaagtcaaataaatattgaatgaaacattattcaaagatccttgTTTGAAACAACCCTCACATCACTTGTTTGGGCCTTTACTATCATTCACTTCCATACCCCTAGCCTTGGCCacgatacaagcctaataaagtccacacagatcaaagattggttgttatctttcaaaggttttaatttagaataaaaatttgatttgctaacaggtttgttctataaaaaaggtaaaaaaaaagattgaaaaagtgtgttcatagattttcttttaaacaccGGGGCAGTTTAtgtttggttgacatgttttcaaagctccaaaattaATACAAACAATCAAGCAATCTGGTTAAAATTGGGTTGTcccctttcaattcattcttcatgaaaCTTCGTCTTTGCTCCTACAGTATCCTCCGCTCTAAGCCTAAACCTTGACCAACCTTAACATAAtccatctttatcaatcccAAACCCAAACTGGGGCAATCACTTTGTTTGTGATTCATATATTCTCATCATTCATTTTGAATTGGggcatttatttatattgaagatTGTGATCATATTAGGGGCAACTTGTGAAGACCCTATCATTTTTCCACCTCCTCAACTGGGAAAAACCAAACACATTTTTGCACCATAAGACATCCTTAGGCTCTCATACTAGGGGAAAATTTTTGAAGTccccatcattttcttcataccATCAGTAACTGGGGACAAcccaaacacattttgtgccccgagaccaattcaaattggggcaactccctagttaatcttcatcacctcatACAAACCTTTTCAAGCCCTTGgcaatttcatgcatgtcattcaaatagtgtttcaaagaaatgattaaaaaagtgtttgttAGTAAATTGATTAGACCAAGAAAATGatttagaaaagtaaaaaaaaaatcaaagtagaatgactccatgaattagaaataacaatgaaatgggaATCAATTCGAATATTGTGttcaaaaaaatgcaaaagaaaaattcatacatcataccaAGTCATGCATACATGAGTAATTCATCTTTTTTAATAAAGCAAAATTCACCCATGCATTCATGCATCCACACATGCATCATCAtctaagtttaaaaagaaaatcatagcaTGTCATACATCATCAATGATTCATAACGTGTATGTATGCATAACTCCTCCAACATTTCTTAGATTtatgaagaaatgaaaaaatgaaaaatagagcAAATTCCACTCATGCATTCACACATACATGCAAGCATATCATAtagtttcaaaaagaaaatcataacatttcatgcatcatcaaatcattcatcatactccacaaaatcattgaaaatcatttacaaaaaaagaaaaagtcagaaacga
Coding sequences:
- the LOC114165433 gene encoding uncharacterized protein LOC114165433, which gives rise to MKLPSDMLPSSSSDVCKLRRKQASRAWFEKFRTTLLKFSFTQSQYDYSLFFQKSIAGIVLLLVYVDDLIITGTDHELITKLQTELHAIFHMKDLGLLIYFLRLEVHHQSNGIFLNQQNNIKDLIKLAGLVGTTSVDTPMEVNVKYRKDEGDLLPDPTLYRRLVGSFIYLTTTRPDISYVVHQVSQFMSSPRHLHFAAVRRIIRYLKGSSTRGLFFPKASSLQLMAYSDVDWAGCSNTRRSTIDWCMFLGDALISMKCKKQDHVSKSSTKAE